TTGAAGGCACTTCGGAACAGTCCCCAGAAATATATACTCACGAATCTGATGACGCCGGGCCTGCTCGTCAATCAGGCAAAAGAGATCGGCCCCGAAGGTCCACACGGTTATCCCCCCGCCTTTCCTGACAACTTGAAATCGGATTACCCCTGGAACCTGCCGATCGCCTTTCGCTCAGGGACATTAGCCGTACATCATTATCCCGGAAAATCGACAAACAGTCAGACCGTCATTCCCACATCGAAATCAATCCAGCCCCGATCAGACGATCTCTCTCACGGTTCACAACAAAATCCTGCGAATGAATGAGAGTTCTATTTACGATTAAACCATTTTATATATGTCACTTATGACGATCGAGTCTGTTTGGTCCTCCGCTTGAAGCCAGCTGTATTACACTTCTCAAAAAAACACACATTTGTCGGGTGACACGGCCTTAATCGGCCTGTTATGATGAAACACCACAATTTTTTAATTTCCTTTAGTTTATCTCACCAAGAAGTGGTCCCCATGCTTAACAGAGTGATTTTGAAGCACGCGCTCTCACTGTTTGTTGTTCTCGGTTTCTGCAGTCTGTCCGTTTTCCCGCTACTCGGTGCAGAAAAGACGGATTCCAAAAAAGCAGCGACTCCTGCAGATCAGCCTCTGATCCTGTTTATGATCGGGGAAGAAGGTTACAAGACGGCCGAAAGCCTGCCTGCTTTTGCCAAAGAACATCTGCAGCCTCTCGGCTTCCGTACCGAGTTTGTGTTCGCCGATAAAGACGATCCGAATTCGTTCTCTGGATTGAAATCCCTCAAAGAGGCAGACCTGCTGTTTCTGAGTGTACGTCGAAAAACATTACCAGCCGCGCAGATGAAACTGCTTCGCGATTACCTCGATTCCGGCAAGCCGCTGGTCGCCATTCGTACTTCCAGCCACGGCTTCTCGCTCAGCAAAGGGGAACCGGCGGAAGGTTATGTCGAGTGGAAAAACTTTGACACCGAAGTACTGGGAGGCGAATACGCGGGCGACTTCGGCAATAAAACTCCGACTGATGTGACCACCCAGCTGCGGGCCGAGCAGGACCCGATCATGGCAACGGTCCGTAATAAACATTTCCGTAGTGAAGGTTCGATGTATAAGAGCACGAACCTCAAAAGCTCCACGAAGACATTATTAATCGGACTGTCCAACGTGGAAGGGCAACCGGTCCATATGCCTGTCGCCTGGACAAACCGCTATCAAAAATCGCTGGTATTCTATACTTCACTCGGACACCCGAGCGATTTCAAAATCAATACCTTTACACATACACTGGTGAATGCCATCTACTGGTGCCTGAAACAGGCTCCCCCCCAGGTGGATGTCGCTGGCAAAATCACCCGCGATCGCTTCAAGAAGGATGTCGCTGCCAACGAGCAGGTCGACAAAGTCATGAAGGCCTTCAAAGGCAAAGGTGAAGTCGGCGATGAATCCGACCCGACTCCCCCCGCAGAGGCGGTCAAACTGTTTCAGGTTCACAAAGACTTCGAAATGGAAAGCATCGCTGCGGAACCCGAAGTCATGCAGCCCCTGTATCTCAGCTTCGACCATCGCGGCCGGATGTGGGTCGTGCAATACCTGCAGTATCCGTTCCCCGCTGGCTTGAAGGTCGTCAAATACGACCAGTACCTGCGTGCTGTCTTCGATAAGGTGCCCCCCGCGCCGCCGAACCACTTCAAAGGGGCTGACAAGATTTCGGTACTCGAAGACACCGATGGCGATGGGACGTTTGATAAAATTAAAGACGTCATTACCGGACTGAATATTGTCTCGGCTGTCACGGTGGGCAAAGGCGGCATCTGGGTCCTGAATCCCCCTTACCTGCTGTTTTATCCCGATGCCGACGGCGATGACATTCCCGACGGCGATCCTGAAGTCCACTTGTCTGGCTTCGGTCTGGAAGACACCCACTCGGTTGCCAACAGCATCAAATGGGGCCCCGATGGCTGGCTGTACGGCGCGAACGGCAGTACGACCACGGGGACCGTCAGTTCGGCCGTCACAAAAAACGTGCACTTTAAAGGTCAGATGATCTGGCGATATCACCCCGAAACAAAAATCTTCGAAATCTACGCAGAAGGGGGCGGAAATACCTTCAGTGTGGAAATCGATTCCAAAGGCCGCGTCTTCTCCGGTACGAATAACGGAAGTACCCGCGGCATGCATTATGCGCAAGGCGGATATGCTCATAAGAACTGGGGCAAACATGGTCCGCTGACGAACTCATACGCGTTCGGTTATTACGAACATATGAGGCACAAAGGATATCAGGAACGGTTCAGCCAGACCTTCTCGATTTATGAAGGGGGCGCTTTCCCTCCTAAATACAACGGTGCCGTCTTCGCAGCGAACTCGTTGCATAACCGCGTGATGGCCAGCAATCTGATTCCGGACACATCCACTTTTCGTACAGAAGATATGCCACCGATCGTGATGACACAGGACCGCTGGTTCCGCCCTGTCGATATCAAGGTCGGCCCCGATGGCAGCGTGTACCTCGCCGACTGGTATGACAGTCGCCTGACGCACGTCGACCCCCGCGACAACTGGCACAAAACCAGCGGCCGCATCTATCGTCTCAAACCAACCGATTACAAGCCCCTCAAACCGTTCGATCTTTCCAAGCAGACCAATGCGGAACTGATCGAAACCATGGGGCACAAAAACAAATGGTTTCGTCAGAAAGCCGTACAGGTGATCGGCGAACGCGGCGACACGTCGATGGTTCCCACATTACTGGCGATTGCCAAAGATGAAAACGATGATCGCTGCCTGGAAGCCCTCTGGGCGTTGAATCAGCTCGGTGCGTTCAACAAAGAACTGGCACTGGAACTGCTGGGACATCGCGATGAACACATGCGTCGCTGGACCATCCGTCTGCTCGGCGATTCCCACACCAGTTCGAAAAAGCTGACTGAGTCACTGGTCGGTCTGGCGAAAACAGAACCTTACGCCGAAGTACGTTCACAACTGGCTTCCACCGCCAAACGTCTCCCCGCGGAATCCGGGCTCGCGATTACCGCCGAACTGCTGCAGCGGGAAGAGGATCTGCAAGACCTGCATATTCCACTGCTGTTATGGTGGGCCATCGAAAGCAAAGCGACTTCTGATCGGGGGTTGGTGTTACAACTGTTCTCGAAACCGGATTTCTGGAAAGTCCAGATGGTGCAGGATTACATTCTTGAACGCATCATGCAGCGATATGCAATGGCGGGCGGCGATGAAAACTACGCCATGTGCGCCGAACTGCTGAAGCTGGCCCCTTCCGATCAGCATAAAGAAAAACTGATGGTGGGCATGCTGGAAGCGTTCCGTGGCCAGAAGATCGACAACCTGCCTGCAGAACTCAGTAAAGAACTGGCAGAATACCAGAAGAACCTGGGAGAATCGGATCTGGCTTTAGCGTTACGACTGGGTGACAAGGAAGCGACACAACGTGCATTGAAAATCATTGCTGATAAAAACGCCGACCGTCCGACTCGCCTGACTTACATTGAAATCCTGGGACAACTCAAAACCAAAGAAGCCGTCGGACCGCTGACGGCGATCCTCTCGTCATCGGGAGCCGACACACACTCGTTAAAACGAGTCGCGCTGCAGGCGCTGATGAATTTTGAAAACCCGAGTATCGGCAACAGTATTCTGGGGCGTTATCACAGCACGCTGCTCGACGAACACGATGTCCGCGGTACGGCCCAGCGTGTATTAGCCAGTCGCAAAGCATGGAGCAAGCAGTTCCTCGCTCAAGTCGACGCGTGGCGAATCAAAGCGAATACCATTCCCCTGGATGTCGTGCAGCAGATGTCACTGCATGATGACCCGGAGATCAAAGCCAGTATTAAAAAGCACTGGGGCAAAATCCGCGGCTCCTCTCCCGCAGAGAAACAGCAGGAAATGAAACGGGTCGCCGAGCTGGTCAAAGCGGGCGGCGGGGAATTCTCAGCCGGGAAAGTCCTGTTTAATAAAACGTGTGCCGTCTGTCATACGCTGTACGGCGAAGGAGGCAAAGCCGGCCCGAAACTGACGGGCTACGAACGAGACAACCTGAACTTCATGCTGCTGGCAGTCGTTGACCCGAGTGCCGCCATTCGTGAAGAGTTCACCAACTTCCTGGTCGTCACAGACGATGGGCGGACAGTGACGGGTCTCATCGATGAGCAGACCACCAAGACACTCACACTGCGTGATGTCAAAGGGCAGACCGTGCTCATCAATAAAGACGAGATCGAAATCCTCAAAGCGCTGGACCTGTCACTGATGCCTGATGGACTGACCAAAACCATGAGCGATCAGGAAGTAAAAGACCTCTTCAACTACATCATGAGCCGCACTCCGAACAGCGGTAAATAACGACCATAAAAATGGAGCGGGCCGCTCCCCTCGGCCTTCTTCATTTTTGTGTGTTGTTATTTTAAAAGCGACTCCCTGTTGAATTCGACTGCGCCGCCTGGGCTTGTCTCAGATTCTGTAGCAGTTTCACAATCGCTTCGTGTGCATGATATGTCTGGCCGATTACCAGTGATTTACTCGGTTCATGTATCGAAATGGTCCCCCCTTTAAACTGGAAGTTATAGACCTGGGCATCCTGGCCGGAGGAACCATAAATGGGGGCCAGCTGGTCAATGCCACTTGGTTTCCACTCTCCGAGGCGCGCGTTGCGAATTACCAGTTCCAGGGCGGCATAGCCATCCGGGCTGGATCCGCATAAATCGCCCACGGGATAGACCCGCGTCTTAAACATTCGCGCCGCTCGTTCCTTTGTAGTTATCAGAACCATTTCCTTGTCGACCACATACGTCAGATCGAGAGGGTCCAGAATATAATCCAGCACATTTTGCAGGGATTGCTCTGTGAATTTGACATCGATGATTTCTTCCCGGGTTACGCCGGCCTCTTCCAGATATTTGTCCTGCAGAAGAATCGGAATATTATGCAACTCCGAAAAATATACCATCGTTTCATACAGAGGGATCTTGGGAAAATTTGCATGGGTATCCCGCTTCAACATGCTGTCGATCAGTTCTTCACGTTTGGTTAACACGGGATAAAAGACGGGCTGGGCTTTCATAGAAACTTTGGGGAGTTCGACTTTCTTTTCCGGCGTCGCTGTTTTTTCTTCTGCCTGAACTGCCAGCGTCAATGCCCCGATTAACAATGCTCCCATACCTACAGACGGTAAACAGGAACGACCATGTTTCTGATTTCTACTCATCAATATGCCCTCTCAGGGATTAATTCGACTCGTAAATTTTCAGCCGATTCTTTGATTGATTATACTATTCATTGTCCTGTTGAGCCTGACGGAGCTGTGTCAGTAATTCGACAATCGCATTGTGGGCGTGATAGGTCTGGCTGATCACCAGCGCGTGCGACTGTTGCACCACAGAGATCGTGCCTCCGGGTTCATCCGCGTAAACAGCCTGTGATCCACCGCCACCAAAACCGCCGCCAAAACCGCCGCCACCGCCCAGGCCACCACCTGATGCGCCTTGAACGCTAAAGAATCCTGAGCCGGCATGTCCTTTCTGTCCCTGCTTGGGATTTGAATTACTCAATGTGGTATTGATGCGAATAGATTTCCAGCTACCCAGATTGGCATTCTGGATGGATGTGCCCAGAACCAGGTAATCTTCATCAATGATGCACAGATCGCCCACCGGATACACTCTGGTTTTAAACGTTTCGGATGCTGACTCTTTTGAGAGGACCTGAATTAACCCCCGATCGACGATAAACGTCAGATCCAGCGGATCCAGGATTTGCAGTAGCGCATCGCTGAGGCTGATTTCTGCAAAAATCGCATCAATGGGTTCATCGGCTGTGATTCCTAGATTATTCTCCAGATCTTTCGCCTGGATCACAATCGGTACTTTATGTCTCTCACTAAAATAGGTAACCACATCTTCCAGGGGTGTTTCCACAAACTCGGCGTCTGTGTTCATCTTCAGCGCCACTTCGAATGTCTGCTCGCGCGCCGTGAGCGCCGGGTAGAAGACCGGCTTTACTCCTTTTGCTTTTTTTTGTTCTGCCGGCGCAATCTTTTTTGAAATGGCATTCACCGTCGGCTTTTTCGCTGAAGTCTCCTGTGGTTTCTGCTTCTGTTGCTCTGGTGCCGCCTCCTGAAATGCGATCATACTCTGGGTGACAGGCTTCTTTACAGCAGAAGTCGCAGCATTTTTTTTCACTTCTGCCATCGCCATCGCGTCGCAGCCCACAGCCACACAAACAAGCATTGCAGCAAAAACATTCTGTTTTCGTAACCTACTCATAACCAGTCCCCTGTTTTGAAAAATGACTTCAGAGATTCACTCCACCTCAGAACTCTGGCCTTTCTGAGCTTTGCTGACCTGCCTGAGCTGACTTAGTAACTCCGTTATTTTGAAATGCACTCGATCCGTTTCATTCACCACCAGTGCCTGACATTGGGGAACGACGGAAATACTGCGACTTGAATATTGTACCTTCGATTTCCTGGTTGATTTCCTGGAGCCACCAATTACCAGATCATCGACCGGATAGGTTTTTTGTCGTGTCGCTGAAGACGGAAGGCAGGTATTGCGGATCACGTTTTCGAGCGCCTGGAATTCCTCGGGCGAATTGCCTAAGTCGGCGACTGGGTAAATCCGTACTTTCAAAATACGATTGGCTTCTTCAATCGTCGTAATCTTCAGCACTTCCTGATCGATGACATAATCCAGGCCGATAGGTCTCAGAATGATGTCGAACGCGGACTTGAGTGAAATCCCGCTCAGCGACACATTCACAGGTTCTTCTACAGTGAGACCATCCTGCTTTAGTGCCAGCGCGTCCAGATAAATGTTAATCCCGTGCTGGTTTTGAAAGAAATCCATCACTTCAGATAAAGGAACATGGGGAAAGTCCGCTTTGGTTTTGGTATTAAGTTCCTTCTGAATTGTCTCCTCACTCCTGGTCAGAGGCGGATAGAAGGGCTGAATGATCTGGATTTCCGAAGCCGTTGTCTGCTTTTGAGCCAGTTGAAGTGGTTGATGTTTCTGCGAACTGACCAGGACATCTTGCCCTACGATATTGTGATCCAACTCACATGAAGTCTCGGGGTTCGCGGCTCTGGTGTTCTGTTCCACTTCCGCGCTGACGGTCATCAAAACCCAGCCCGCCGAGATGCACAGCAACAGGACGAACAAGTGACTTCGTTTCATAAACCATCGCATCATGAGCACTCCTTTTTTGATATATTTTGATTCGTTCTATTGCAGCATGAATCCTGAAAATGCAGGCGAATTAATCAGAAGCAACATCAAAGTACTCGTAACAGATGCCCGTGACTGCCGGAAACCAGCTTCAGCAAAGGATCATTGTTCGGGCATCGAACCTGATTGAGGATAGAAATGAAATCAGACAATAACAACGAGTAC
The sequence above is a segment of the Gimesia algae genome. Coding sequences within it:
- a CDS encoding PVC-type heme-binding CxxCH protein — encoded protein: MLNRVILKHALSLFVVLGFCSLSVFPLLGAEKTDSKKAATPADQPLILFMIGEEGYKTAESLPAFAKEHLQPLGFRTEFVFADKDDPNSFSGLKSLKEADLLFLSVRRKTLPAAQMKLLRDYLDSGKPLVAIRTSSHGFSLSKGEPAEGYVEWKNFDTEVLGGEYAGDFGNKTPTDVTTQLRAEQDPIMATVRNKHFRSEGSMYKSTNLKSSTKTLLIGLSNVEGQPVHMPVAWTNRYQKSLVFYTSLGHPSDFKINTFTHTLVNAIYWCLKQAPPQVDVAGKITRDRFKKDVAANEQVDKVMKAFKGKGEVGDESDPTPPAEAVKLFQVHKDFEMESIAAEPEVMQPLYLSFDHRGRMWVVQYLQYPFPAGLKVVKYDQYLRAVFDKVPPAPPNHFKGADKISVLEDTDGDGTFDKIKDVITGLNIVSAVTVGKGGIWVLNPPYLLFYPDADGDDIPDGDPEVHLSGFGLEDTHSVANSIKWGPDGWLYGANGSTTTGTVSSAVTKNVHFKGQMIWRYHPETKIFEIYAEGGGNTFSVEIDSKGRVFSGTNNGSTRGMHYAQGGYAHKNWGKHGPLTNSYAFGYYEHMRHKGYQERFSQTFSIYEGGAFPPKYNGAVFAANSLHNRVMASNLIPDTSTFRTEDMPPIVMTQDRWFRPVDIKVGPDGSVYLADWYDSRLTHVDPRDNWHKTSGRIYRLKPTDYKPLKPFDLSKQTNAELIETMGHKNKWFRQKAVQVIGERGDTSMVPTLLAIAKDENDDRCLEALWALNQLGAFNKELALELLGHRDEHMRRWTIRLLGDSHTSSKKLTESLVGLAKTEPYAEVRSQLASTAKRLPAESGLAITAELLQREEDLQDLHIPLLLWWAIESKATSDRGLVLQLFSKPDFWKVQMVQDYILERIMQRYAMAGGDENYAMCAELLKLAPSDQHKEKLMVGMLEAFRGQKIDNLPAELSKELAEYQKNLGESDLALALRLGDKEATQRALKIIADKNADRPTRLTYIEILGQLKTKEAVGPLTAILSSSGADTHSLKRVALQALMNFENPSIGNSILGRYHSTLLDEHDVRGTAQRVLASRKAWSKQFLAQVDAWRIKANTIPLDVVQQMSLHDDPEIKASIKKHWGKIRGSSPAEKQQEMKRVAELVKAGGGEFSAGKVLFNKTCAVCHTLYGEGGKAGPKLTGYERDNLNFMLLAVVDPSAAIREEFTNFLVVTDDGRTVTGLIDEQTTKTLTLRDVKGQTVLINKDEIEILKALDLSLMPDGLTKTMSDQEVKDLFNYIMSRTPNSGK